The following nucleotide sequence is from Oncorhynchus keta strain PuntledgeMale-10-30-2019 unplaced genomic scaffold, Oket_V2 Un_contig_14718_pilon_pilon, whole genome shotgun sequence.
ACCACACCAGAGAGAAGAACAGTTTACCATTACCACACTAAGAGAGAACCATCACAGTTTACCATTACCACACCAAGAGATTACATCACAGATTACCTGTTACCACACCAGAGAGATTACCACACAGTTTACCATTACCACACCAAGAGAGAACCACACAGTTTACCATTACCACACCAAGAGATAACCACACAGATAGACACCAAGAGAGAACCACACAGTTTACCATTACCACACCAAGAGAGAACCACAGTTTACCATTACCACACCAAGAGAGATTACCACCCACAGTTTACCACACAGTTTACCACACCAAGAGATAACCACACAGTTTACCATTACCACACCAAGAGAGAACCACACAGTTTACCATTACCACACTAAGAGAACCACACAGTTTACCATTACGGAGATACCACACAGAGAACCACACAGCTTACCATTACCCAGGAGATACCACAGTTCACCATTACCACACTCACACAGTTTACCATTACCACACCAGAGATACCACACACTTACCATTAGGAGATACCACACCAGAGAACCACACAGCTTACCATTACCACACAGCTTACCGTTACGGAGATACCACACAGCTTACCATTACGGAGATACCACACACAGAACTTACCATTACGGAGATACCACACCAAGAGATAAACAGTTTACCATTACCACACCAAGAGAGAACCACACCTTACCATTACGGAGATACCACACAGCTTACCGTTACGGAGATACCACACCACGGAGATACCACAGTTTACCATTACGGAGATACCACACCAGAGAGAACCAACAGTTTACCGTTACAGAGAAACCACGGAGAACCACACAGCTTACCATTACGGAGATACCACACAGTTTACCATTACGGAGATACCACACAGCTTACCACGGAGATACCACAAGAGATACCACACAGCTTACCGTTACGGAGATACCACACAGAGATTACACAGCTTACCATTACCACACCAAGAGATACCACACAGCTTACCATTACCACACAGAGATACCACACAGCTTACACAGTTACGGAGATACCACAGCTTACCGTTACGGAGATACCACACAAGAGAATACCACACAGCTTACCGTTACGGAGATACCACACAGCTTACCATTACGGAGATACCACACAGCTTACCGTTACGGAGATACCACACAGCTTACCGTTACGGAGATACCACACAGCTTACCGTTACGGAGATACCACACCAAGAGATAAACAGAACTTACCGTTACGGAGATACCACACAGCTTACCGTTACGGGGATACCACACCAAGAGAAACAGAACTTACCGTTACGGAGATACCACACAGCTTACCGTTACGGAGATACCACACAGCTTACCGTTACGGAGATACCACACAGCTTACCGTTACGGAGATACCACACAGCTTACCGTTACGGAGATACCACACAGCTTACCGTTACGGAGATACCACACAGCTTACCGTTACGGAGATACCACACAGCTTACCGTTACGGAGATACCACACAGCTTACCGTTACGGAGATACCACACAGCTTACCGTTACGGAGATACCACACAGCTTACCGTTACGGAGATACCACACAGCTTACCGTTACGGAGATACCACACAGCTTACCGTTACGGAGATACCACACCAAGAGAAACAGAACTTACCGTTACGGAGATACCACACAGCTTACCGTTACGGAGATACCACACAGCTTACCGTTACGGAGATACCACACAGCTTACCGTTACGGAGATACCACACAGCTTACCGTTACGGAGATACCACACCAAGAGAAACAGAACTTACCGTTACGGAGATACCACACAGCTTACCATTACGGAGATACCACACAGCTTCCTTACGGAGATACCACACAGCTTACCGTTAGAGATACCACACCAAGAGAAACAGAACTTGTACGGAGATACCACACAGCTTACCATTACGGAGATACCACACAGCTTACCGTTACGGAGATACCACACAGCTCACCATTACGGAGATACCACACAGCTTATACGGAGATACCACACAGCTTACTGATACCACACAGCTTACCGTTACGGAGATACCAACAGCTTACCGTTACGGAGATACCAACAGCTTACCGTTACGGAGATACCACACCGTCTTTCTGACCGAGCCTCACCAAGTGTGGACATGGAAAATAGTTCTTGCCTTAACACATTTTTTGTTTAATGGTAAAATGGAAAAACCACATGGAAATTTGCTCTTTTtgtgaaacatgtttttttttattttttaaatggtctTTATTTAGTCAGCTCTTTTTGTGGGATGTTTTATATTAGCTGGTTTCATTTCATCAATGCCATCACAGCTGCAGGGGTTTttttcaggtttttttttttttttttgcagccgatttattttttttatttttttgaccattttaaagtctttatttttatttattttgacatttcaaaaATAAATCCAAGAAAGAAAGAATCCCGAAGCAAAGCTGTCATTACAAATCATTAAAATCCAGAcagaaaatatttacacaagaagCAATCTAATATCACACACAGTCAAACCTCTCCGTCGTTCAGTTCGCCATTCTGCGATTCTCACCGTTAATAAACATCAGGCGTTTCAACACAACGGTATCATTTGATCTGAACGCCaaaatgttttttcccccctaAAGTAATCTAGTATCATTTTCATTTGAATCCaataagcaaaaaaaaaaataaactgtACCAATCTTCATGTTAAACTACTTTTACAAATTAAAAGCAGGAAGAAGAATAAACCACTATATTTACATGAAACTCCCACATGACTTTGTCTAGTAATCTTCTGAATCGCCACAACAGAATTAATTAACTGTTTAGGTTCTGACCTATTGTGAAATGCGTCtagttgttaaaaaaaaaaacagccaaTCCAGAAACTGcaaagcaaaaaaacaaaaatttGCTTTAGCATTTCGTCCAATCAGGGGCCGTCTTCATCTGCGCCAGGGGCGGGTTCGTTGTCGTCATCCTCCTCGTCGTCGTCCTGGAGCAACGCATCATCAATCAGCGACTCTTCCTGGAACTACAAAAAGGGACAAGACGAGACGACACTTTtataaagaaagaaaaacaagAGTAGATCATCTCTGGCTACTCCTAAACTCCTTAATCTGGCCACATGTTACTTTtataaagaaagaaaaacaagGTAGAGATAATCTCTGGCTACTCCTAAACTCTTTAATCCACAGGACATTAGTTTCTTTACATTGGAGTcctttagctgactctcttatccagagcggtttacagtaaagagtcatttagctgactcttatccagagcggtttacagtagagtcatttagctgactctcttatccagagcggtttacagtagagagtcatttagctgactctcttatccagagcggtttacagtagtgagtcatttagctggagaactctcttatccagagcggtttacagtagtgagtaatttagctgactctcttatccagagcggtttacagtagtgagtcattttgactctcttatccagagcggtttacgagtcatttagctgactctcttatccagagcggtttagtgagtcatttagctgactctcttatccagagcggtttacagtagagagtcatttagctgactctcttatccagagcggtttacagtagtgagtcctttagctgactctcttatccagagcggtttaCAATAGAGAGTaatttagctgactctcttatccagagcggtttacagtagtgagtcatttagcagactctcttatccagagcggtttactgagtcatttagctgactctcttatccagagcggtttaCAGTAGAGGGACTCTCTTATGAGCGGTTTACTTAGTCCAGAGcggtttacagtagtgagtcatttagcagactctcttattgGTTTACAGAGAGTcctttagctgactctcttaaGCGGTTTACaggagtcatttagctgactctcttatccagagcggtttaCAGTAGGAGTCATTTAGGggacagtagtgagtcatttctgactctcttatccagagatactaacaggagtaattagggttaaatgccttgctcttAAGGGTACagagatttttcacctagtcggctgggggattcgaaccagcaatcTTTTCGGGTTTACTGATCAAACGCTCTCAACCGTTATGCTACCCTGTTGCCCTCTTCTCCTCAATGAGTCTGAAACGGAGTAGCTCCTCAAGCCTTCCCTGGAAAGCCAACACGTTGGGGACTGTCTGATTGGTCCAGATACTAATGGGTTGGGGActgtctgattggtccagaaactaATGGGTTGGGGActgtctgattggtccagaaactaATGGGTTGGGGActgtctgattggtccagaaactaATGGGTTGGGGActgtctgattggtccagaaactaATGCGTTGGGACAGAGCCAGAACACGTTGGGGActgtctgattggtccagaaactaATGGGTTGGGGActgtctgattggtccagaaactaATGGGTTGGGGActgtctgattggtccagaaactaATGGGTTGGGGActgtctgattggtccagaaactaATGGGTTGGGGAccgtctgattggtccagaaactaATGGGTTGGGGActgtctgattggtccagaaactaATGGGTTGGGACAGAGCTGAACAAGACGTTGGGGTAAAGCACATCTGGCTTTAATCTCTGATCTGTTTAAGAGACGATTCATATCAACGGATGACTCAGTCGGGATGAAGAACGGATGACTTCTCCTGTCCCTCGTCACCACAAAAGGACTTCAGCGAcggcagtctcagactgaagaACGTAGCGAACGAcggcagtctcagactgaagaACGTAGCGAACGAcggcagtctcagactgaagaACGTAGCGAACGACGGCAGTCTCTGAAGAACTGAAGACTGAAGAACGAAcggcagtctcagactgaagaACGAACGcggcagtctcagactgaagaACGTAGCGAACGAcggcagtctcagactgaagaAAGCGAACGAcggcagtctcagactgaagGACGTAGCGAACGAcggcagtctcagactgaagaACGTAGCGAACGAcggcagtctcagactgaagaACGTAAAGGAACGAcggcagtctcagactgaagaACGTAAAGGAACGAcggcagtctcagactgaagaACGTAGCGAACGAcggcagtctcagactgaagaACGTAGCGAACGAcggcagtctcagactgaagaACGTAGCGAACGACGGCAGTCTGACTGAAGAACGTAAAGGAACGAcggcagtctcagactgaagaACGTAGCGAACGAcggcagtctcagactgaagaACGTAGCGAACGAACAGAGCAGAGGAAGATCCCGAGGCCTCAGGCTAATAAAGAGACAAAACCACCTTAAGATGTTTTTCATTTTTCATTGGATTCGTGCGAGAAAAGCCTTAGCTGTGAAGCActgtgcccacacacacacacacacacacacacacacacacacacacatcctgaaaaACACTTCCCCCAACCATTAGCAACACACCGTAGTCCATAACTAAAACCACCTTCACCTCGTCATGATCCGTCTCCTGCTCATCAGGCTCCTGGGAGGTCAGGGAGACGGAAGGCTGGTGCCAGGACAGACGCAGATCGCTGCCGTTCAGACGGACACTGTGTAGCGCCGCCTAccggagggaggaggacagacagcggggacacaggaggggagaggaggggacacaggagaggaggggacaggagaggacatgagaggacaggagaggacatgagaggacaggagaggacatgagaggacaggagaggacacaggaggggacaggaggggagagaggaggacaggagagaggaggggagagaggaggggacagagggggagagaggaggggacaggagggagagaggaggggacaggaggggacaggaggaggggacaggaggaggaggaagggacaggagggggaggaggggaggggacaggagggacaggaggggggaggaggggacaggaggggagagaggaggggagagggaggggacaggaggggagaggaggggacaggagggagaggaggggagagagggagggggaggaggggacaggaggggacacagaggggagagaggaggggacaggaggggagggaggaggggacaggaggggagaggagggggacaggaggggacaggaggggagaggaggggacaggaggggagagaggaggggacaggagggggagaggaggacaggagagaggaggggaggggaggaggaggggacacaggaggggacaggaggggagggggaggggagagaggaggggacacaggaggggacaggaggggagagaggaggggacaggaggggagagaggaggacaggaggggaggaggaggggacacaggagggggacaggaggggacaggaggggagagaggaggagacaggaggggacaggaggacagagaggaggggacaggaggggagagaggaggggacacaggaggggagagggaggacaggaggggaggaggaggggacaggagggggagaggaggggacaggaagggagagggaggggacaggaggggaggaggagggaacaggaggggacaggaagggagagaggaaggacaggaggGGACATGAGAGGacacaggaggggacaggaggggagagaggaggacaggaaggggaggaggggacacaggaggggagaggaagggagagaggaggacaggaggggagagagggagaggaggggagaggaggggagaggagggggagagaggaggggacaggagagggaacacaggaggggacaggagggagaggaagagaggaggggacaggaggggagagagggaggggacagggaggggacaggaggggagagaggaggggacaggagggagaggaggggacacaggaggggacaggactggggagagaggaggacaggaggggagagaggaggacaggagggagaggacacaggagggggacaggaaggggacaggagggaacaggaggagagaggaggggacacaggaggggacaggagggagagaggaggggacaggaggggagagaggaggacaggaggggagagagggaggggacacaggagggggacagaggggacaggagggagagagaggaggagacacaggTCTGtccaggggggagagaggagagacagggagggtctaGAGGAGGGGACACAGGACTCCCCTGTTCAGCCTCTGGTCTGGGAGAGTaggtggggacagggagggagacaggaggggacagggaatctgagaggaggggacaggaggggacctGTTCAGGAactggaggggacaggagggagagaggaggggacaggaggggacatgAGAGGACACAGGAGGGACAggaagggacaggaggggagagaggaggacaggaaggagagggaggggacacaggagggagaggaaggggagagaggaggacaggaagggagagggagggaacacaggaggacagggaggtctggacaggaaggagagagaggacacaggaggggacaggacggCATCGAGAGGACTGACAGGACTccaggagggacagaggaggacaggCCTCTGGAGAGGAGGGGACATGGTGACAGAGGAGGGACACAGGACGGCTCGATCTGAAGACAGGAAGGGACCTGTAAAGGGGAACACTGGTCTGACACAGGAGGTGATAAGGAGGCCAGAACAGGACGAAACACAGGAGGGAAAACACAGAATCTGAGAGTCCCTCCAGGAAGGGAGTTCAGAACACTGGAGGGCTCACAGGAGGGATAAGGAGgacaggaaggggagaggagggaacacaGTCTATCTGACAGTCCTCCAACTCACCTGTTCAGGGCCACTGGAGGGAACACaggaggggatagggagggaacacaggaggaacaggagggaACACAGGAGGGGACAAGGGGGGACTGTTCAGGGGACAggagggaacacaggagggatAAGGAGGGCCAGGACAGGAAGACATCCTGAACTCAGGTGGAGAATCTGTCTGTCCAGTCAGCACTGGGTTCAAAACGTCCCAGTTTAGTCACGAGGTTGAAAAGTGTTTCGCCTGTTCAGCCTCTGGTCTGCTCCTGTAGGTGATAACAGCCAGACAGGACGGCTCGTCTATCTGACAGTCCTCCAACTCACCTGTTCAGCCTCTGGTCTGCTCCCTGTAGGTGATAACAGCCAGACAGGACGGCTCGTCTATCTGACAGTCCTCCAACTCACCTGTTCAGCCTCTGGTCTGCTCCTGTAGGTGATAACGGCCAGACAGGACGGCTCGTCTATCTGACAGTCCTCCAACTCACCTGTTCAGCCTCTGGTCTGCTCCTGTAGGTGATAACGGCCAGACAGGACGGCTCGTCTATCTGACAGTCCTCCAACTCACCTGTTCAGCCTCTGGTCTGCTCCTGTAGGTGATAACGGCCAGACAGGACGGCTGCGTCTATCTGACAGTCCTCCAACTCACCTGTTCAGCCTCTGGTCTGCTCCTGTAGGTGATACCGGCCAGACAGGACGACTCGTCTATCTGACAGTCCTCCAACTCACCTGTTCAGCCTCTGGTCTGCTCCTGTAGGTGATAACGGCCAGACAGGACGGCTCGTCTATCTGACAGTCCTCCAACTCACCTGTTCAGCCTCTGGTCTGCTCCTGTAGGTGATAACGGCCAGACAGGACGGCTCGTCTATCTGACAGTCCTCCAATCTCCAAATTGCTTGAGAAAAAGGGTGAAAGAACAAGACTGGGCTCATAAAGATGAAAGATGGGAGtgtctgattggtccagaaagGGTGAAACACGCTGTGCTCTTCGTCCCAGAGTCTGAACTCATTCATTCACccaagcagatatcagagcactgCTGGGACCATTTTGTTTTCAAACCAATTCCCAACAGCTATTTTCTATTTTTCCCCCAAAACATCATAATGCCCTCCAACAAACTTTCCAAATGTAATTCATATCAACCAGGACAGGGTTCATTAAAAACTAGTTTAAACCCAGACTAGggttcattaaaactagtttaaacCAGACTGGGTTCATTAAAAACTAGTTTAAAACCAGACTGGgctcattacaactagtttaaaACCAGACTGGGTTAATTTAAACTAGTTTAAAACCAGACTGGGTTAATTTAAACTAGTTTAAAACCAGACTGGgctcattaaaactagtttaaacCAGACTGggttcattaaaactagtttaaaaCCAGACAGggttcattaaaactagtttaaaaCAGACTAggttcattaaaactagtttaaaaCAGACTAggttcattaaaactagtttaaacCAGACTGGgctcattaaaactagtttaaacCAAGACTAggttcattaaaactagtttaaaaCCAGACTGggttcattaaaactagtttaaaaCCAGACAGGGCTCATTTAAACTAGTTGAAGAAGCTCAACTCACAGCAAAGTGTGGCAGTAGATCCTGGAGGTCAGTCTCAGTAAAGCCAGAGATCTCCAGGGCTCTCGGTCTGTGATCTACTGTAGAGTGGACAGGGAGACCTCCCCGGcaaccccttcccctcccctgcctctcaGGCCCCACGGCCTCGAGCATGGGCCCCTCTGCCCCGCCCCTGGAGCCAGGATCCCCTCTTAGCTGCCTGGCGAGGAAGGGGGACACGACAGGATGATCAACGTTACCTCAACACACACAATGCAATCTAGAAGAGACGATCAGACAGTATATATGAAGAGAAAACACATCTGACAGTGTGACAGCACCCCCTGGTGGttgaacagagagacaacagacagtatatataaAGATGAAACACACCTGACAGTGTGACAGCACCCTGGTGGTTGAACATCTgagagacaacagacagtatatataaAGAGAAAACACATCTGACAGTGTGACAGCACCCCTGGTGGTTGAACAGAAGagacaacagacagtatatataaAGAGAAAACACATCTGACAGCGAGACAGCACCCCCTGGTGGttgaacagagagacaacagacagtatACAGACAGTATATATAAAGATGAAACACATCTGACAGTGTGACAGCACCCCCTGGTGGttgaacagagagacaacagacagtatatataaAGATGAAACACATCTGACAGTGTGACAGCACCCCCTGGTGGttgaacagagagacaacagacagtatatataaAGAGGAAACACATCTGACAGTGTGACAGCACCCCCTGGTGGttgaacagagagacaacagacagtatatataaAGATGAAACACATCTGACAGTGTGACAGCACCCCCTGGTGGttgaacagagagacaacagacagtatatataaAGATGAAACACAGCACCCCCTGGTGGttgaacagagagacaacagacagtatatataaAGATGAAACACAGCACCCCCTGGTGGTtgaacagagaggcagacagaaatAAATGTATCAATCAGACAACTTCAAAATCAAATCTGACCTTCAGTTGAACCCCTACCTCTAACTGTAGTTGTGTCTGACCTCCCGTTGACCCCTACCTCTAACTGTAGTTGTGTCTGACCTCCCGTTGACCCCTACCTCTAACTGTAGTTGTAGTGACCTGTGACCCCTACCTCTACTGTATCTGACCTCCAGGTGACCCCTACCTCTAACTGTAGTTGTGTCTGACCTCCCGTTGACCCCTACCTCTAACTGTAGTTGTGTCTGACCTCCAGGTGACCCCTACCTCTAACTGTAGTTGTGTGTATCTGATCTTCAGCTGAACGGTATCTTCTCCAGACTGGGTCTTCTTATACAGGTCCAGTTCTGTGTCCAGCAACTCCTTCTgagcctacagacagacaggagacaggagagacagagagacaggagaaacagacagacagagagagacagacaggagacagggagacaggagagacaggaggagacagacaggagccagagagacagacagagagacagagagagacagacaggagacagagacaggagacaggaggagagaggagccaggagcaggagagagacaggagacaggacaggacagacaggagagacagacaggagacaggagaagacagacaggagagaggacagttttcaggagagacagacaggagaccaggagagagacagagagacaggagacagggagacagacagacaggagacagagacagagtcagactcATTTCAGACATGTCCGTTAGACCAGGATCCAGAGAGTCTAtgtccacctgttataaccaggaaTACAGAGTggtccacctgttataaccaggatccTGTGTACCTGTTATCATGTAGTCAtgtccacctgttataaccaggatccagagtCTATGTCCACcctgttataaccaggatccagagtgatctatgtccacctgttataaccaggatccagagtatgtctatgtccacctgttataaccaggatccagagtcgtctatgtccacctgttataaccagaATACAGAGATCCAGAGTCGTCTAtgtccacctgttataaccaggatccagagtagtctatgtccacctgttataaccaggatccagtagtccacctgttataaccaggatcAGAGTagtccacctgttataaccaggatccagagtagtctatgtcc
It contains:
- the LOC127918724 gene encoding RNA-binding protein 26-like: MLEAVGPERQGRGRGCRGGLPVHSTVDHRPRALEISGFTETDLQDLLPHFATGELEDCQIDEPSCLAVITYRSRPEAEQAALHSVRLNGSDLRLSWHQPSVSLTSQEPDEQETDHDEFQEESLIDDALLQDDDEEDDDNEPAPGADEDGP